The Streptomyces sp. Mut1 genome window below encodes:
- the gmd gene encoding GDP-mannose 4,6-dehydratase, translating to MAKTALITGVTGQDGSYLSELLLQKGYTVHGLIRRSSSFNTERIDHIYQGPEQEDRSFVLHHADLADGVALVNLLRDIRPDEVYNLGAQSHVRVSFDAPLYTGDVTGLGTIRLLEAVRASGIDTRVYQASSSEMFGANPPPQNELTPFHPRSPYSVAKVYSYWATVNYREAYGMFAVNGILFNHESPRRGETFVTRKITRGVARIKAGLQSRLHLGNLDAVRDWGYAPEYVDAMWRMLQCDTPDDYVVATGEGVSVRQFLEYAFAHAGLDWREHVRYDAKYERPSEVDALIGDASKAARLLGWKPAVRARELARIMVDADVRQLADQLAGAAVRVDR from the coding sequence GTGGCGAAGACCGCGCTCATCACCGGCGTGACCGGACAGGACGGTTCGTACCTGTCGGAGCTGCTGCTCCAGAAGGGATACACGGTCCACGGCCTGATCCGCCGCTCGTCGAGCTTCAACACCGAGCGGATCGACCACATCTACCAGGGCCCGGAGCAGGAGGACCGGTCCTTCGTGCTGCACCACGCCGATCTGGCCGACGGGGTCGCGCTGGTGAACCTGCTGCGGGACATCCGGCCCGACGAGGTCTACAACCTGGGGGCCCAGTCGCATGTGCGGGTCTCCTTCGACGCCCCGCTGTACACGGGCGACGTCACCGGGCTCGGCACGATCCGGCTGCTGGAGGCGGTACGGGCCAGCGGTATCGACACCCGTGTCTACCAGGCCTCGTCCTCGGAGATGTTCGGCGCGAACCCGCCGCCGCAGAACGAGCTGACCCCGTTCCACCCGCGCAGCCCGTACAGCGTCGCCAAGGTCTACTCGTACTGGGCGACGGTCAACTACCGCGAGGCGTACGGGATGTTCGCGGTGAACGGGATTCTGTTCAACCATGAGTCGCCGCGCCGCGGGGAGACCTTCGTGACCCGGAAGATCACCCGTGGGGTGGCCCGGATCAAGGCGGGCCTGCAGAGCCGGCTGCACCTGGGAAACCTGGACGCGGTGCGCGACTGGGGTTACGCCCCCGAGTACGTGGACGCGATGTGGCGGATGCTCCAGTGCGACACCCCGGACGACTACGTGGTGGCCACCGGTGAGGGGGTCAGCGTCCGGCAGTTCCTGGAGTACGCCTTCGCGCACGCGGGCCTCGACTGGCGCGAACACGTGCGCTACGACGCGAAGTACGAGCGCCCCAGCGAGGTCGACGCACTCATCGGGGACGCCTCCAAGGCCGCACGGCTGCTGGGCTGGAAACCGGCCGTGCGGGCGCGGGAGCTGGCCAGGATCATGGTCGACGCCGATGTCCGCCAGCTGGCCGACCAGCTCGCCGGGGCCGCCGTGCGGGTGGACCGGTGA
- a CDS encoding LamG-like jellyroll fold domain-containing protein gives MMNATTGRRRGRVRAAAAALGLLAGALSAAAAGNSPAAALTPPISITADDLSTWQTNGIVWAMAASDDGVVYTGGTFSTVRPPGAASGTSEQPAVNFAAFDAATGAPTGCSLSFTLSSGTATVRALALSPDGKTLYAGGQFGAVSGVGVSNIAAIDTATCTPRQNFKVAVSATVRALAVTDDTVYLGGDFNSVAGQTRNKFAAVTTGAALKPWTANADEAGRAVEVTPDGRHVVIGGDFFTVNKTSSHALAVVDATTGALTRSYPGFIPNTSTVQDLTSDARQFYTANEGTGGGVFDGRIALDLTTFDQVWRDTCLGATQALLVHNGVLYSGSHAHDCASMGEFPDQPRKHLLAQSVDDPKLLPWFPDTNDGIGEPVGPRVMAQTDKGGHHYLWVGGEFTTVNSKAQQALTRFADGPDTGAPWVPNVSVSTVAPNKVDVNWQTSFDTDDGTLTYRIYKDGATTPVHTTTGYSVFWDRPQLRWTDTDVAPGETHTYRITASDGVNTSAKSPAVSATVASKAESYPARVLSDGAALYWRYDEGTSTFAADTGARLDNGFLRNAPSYRQTPAAVSGPSTAIGFNGSTQYAYSNRSRSDTARFSVETWIKTTTTRGGKIIGFGTNTMELSGKYDKHVYMLNNGRLAFGTHKGGGGGQTVTTTGAYNNGAWHHVVATQGSGGMALYVDGQLRASNAQYTTNESYTGYWRVGGDNLATWPNRPTSNFFAGQIDETAVYPAALTAAQVSAHYALRTG, from the coding sequence ATGATGAACGCAACCACGGGGCGCCGGCGCGGCCGGGTGCGGGCCGCGGCCGCGGCGCTCGGCCTGCTCGCCGGGGCCCTGAGCGCCGCCGCAGCGGGCAACTCACCGGCCGCCGCCCTCACCCCACCCATCTCGATCACCGCGGACGACCTGTCCACCTGGCAGACCAACGGCATCGTCTGGGCGATGGCCGCGTCCGACGACGGTGTGGTCTACACGGGCGGCACCTTCTCCACCGTACGGCCGCCGGGCGCCGCCTCCGGCACGTCCGAGCAGCCGGCGGTGAACTTCGCCGCGTTCGACGCCGCGACCGGGGCGCCCACCGGCTGCTCCCTGTCGTTCACGCTCTCCTCCGGGACGGCGACCGTGCGCGCGCTCGCTCTGTCGCCGGACGGCAAAACCCTGTACGCGGGCGGCCAGTTCGGGGCGGTGAGTGGTGTCGGGGTGAGCAATATCGCCGCCATCGACACCGCCACCTGCACCCCGCGCCAGAACTTCAAGGTCGCCGTCTCGGCCACCGTGCGGGCGCTCGCGGTGACCGACGACACGGTGTATCTCGGGGGTGACTTCAACTCCGTCGCGGGGCAGACCCGCAACAAGTTCGCCGCCGTCACGACCGGCGCCGCGCTGAAGCCGTGGACGGCCAACGCCGACGAGGCCGGCCGGGCCGTCGAGGTCACACCGGACGGCCGGCACGTCGTGATCGGCGGGGACTTCTTCACCGTGAACAAGACCTCCTCGCACGCGCTGGCGGTGGTGGACGCGACCACGGGCGCGCTGACCAGGAGCTATCCGGGCTTCATCCCGAACACCTCCACCGTGCAGGACCTCACCAGCGACGCCAGGCAGTTCTACACCGCCAACGAGGGCACGGGCGGCGGGGTGTTCGACGGACGGATCGCGCTCGACCTCACCACCTTCGACCAGGTGTGGCGCGACACCTGCCTGGGCGCGACACAGGCCCTGCTCGTCCACAACGGGGTGCTGTACAGCGGAAGTCACGCCCACGACTGCGCGTCCATGGGCGAGTTCCCCGACCAGCCGCGCAAGCACCTGCTGGCCCAGTCGGTGGACGACCCGAAGCTGCTGCCGTGGTTCCCGGACACCAACGACGGGATCGGGGAGCCGGTCGGTCCGCGCGTGATGGCGCAGACGGACAAGGGCGGCCACCACTACCTGTGGGTGGGCGGCGAGTTCACCACGGTCAACAGCAAGGCGCAGCAGGCGCTGACCCGGTTCGCCGACGGGCCCGACACGGGGGCGCCCTGGGTGCCCAACGTCAGCGTCTCCACGGTCGCCCCGAACAAGGTGGACGTGAACTGGCAGACCAGCTTCGACACCGACGACGGGACCCTCACGTACCGGATCTACAAGGACGGGGCGACCACCCCCGTCCACACGACGACGGGCTACTCCGTGTTCTGGGACCGTCCGCAGCTGCGGTGGACGGACACCGACGTCGCGCCCGGTGAGACGCACACCTACCGGATCACCGCGAGCGACGGCGTCAACACCAGCGCCAAGTCCCCCGCGGTGAGCGCGACCGTGGCGTCCAAGGCGGAGAGCTATCCGGCCAGGGTGCTCTCCGACGGAGCGGCCCTGTACTGGCGCTACGACGAAGGCACGTCCACCTTCGCCGCCGACACGGGCGCGCGGCTGGACAACGGCTTCCTGCGCAACGCTCCCTCCTACCGGCAGACCCCGGCAGCGGTGTCCGGGCCCTCGACCGCCATCGGGTTCAACGGGAGCACCCAGTACGCGTACAGCAACCGGAGCCGGTCCGACACGGCGAGGTTCTCCGTGGAGACCTGGATCAAGACGACGACGACCCGGGGAGGGAAGATCATCGGCTTCGGGACCAACACCATGGAACTGAGCGGCAAGTACGACAAGCATGTGTACATGCTCAACAACGGGCGTCTGGCCTTCGGCACCCACAAGGGCGGCGGCGGTGGCCAGACCGTCACCACGACCGGGGCGTACAACAACGGCGCCTGGCACCATGTCGTCGCCACCCAGGGTTCCGGCGGCATGGCCCTGTACGTGGACGGACAGCTGCGCGCCTCCAACGCGCAGTACACCACGAACGAGAGCTACACCGGCTACTGGCGGGTGGGCGGGGACAACCTCGCGACCTGGCCGAACCGTCCGACGAGCAACTTCTTCGCCGGCCAGATCGACGAGACCGCCGTGTATCCGGCCGCGCTGACCGCCGCCCAGGTCAGTGCCCACTACGCGCTGAGGACGGGTTGA
- a CDS encoding glycosyltransferase family 2 protein, with translation MNKLPIAVAIPTKNEGLNIAEAVRSVIDHFEAVVVVDSHSADDTAKIAAECGAEVVLYTWDGGHPRKKQWCLDHVRTDLGWILLLDGDERLSPGLLAELREIFADPDSPKPAAYDIPLGYWFSGKRLRHGYTIRKRSLTDRTRCHYPEVGDLDAPGIGEVEGHYQPVAQSTAALRHPIEHQDLDPVTAWFERHNRYSDWEAWLEHHPEVKEQVRRAKSRQGQLFHKAPFKPLVSFLYMYVYRRGFLDGRAGFDFALAMSFYRWQIALKSRERPAG, from the coding sequence ATGAACAAGCTGCCCATAGCCGTGGCCATCCCCACCAAGAACGAGGGGCTCAACATCGCGGAGGCGGTGAGGTCGGTCATCGACCACTTCGAGGCGGTCGTCGTCGTCGACTCGCACAGCGCCGACGACACCGCGAAGATCGCCGCGGAGTGCGGCGCCGAGGTCGTCCTGTACACCTGGGACGGCGGCCACCCCCGGAAGAAGCAGTGGTGCCTGGACCATGTGCGCACGGACCTGGGGTGGATCCTGCTGCTCGACGGGGACGAGCGGCTCAGCCCCGGGCTGCTGGCCGAACTGCGGGAGATCTTCGCCGATCCGGACAGCCCGAAACCGGCGGCGTACGACATCCCGCTCGGGTACTGGTTCTCGGGGAAGCGGCTGCGGCACGGCTACACCATCCGCAAACGCTCACTGACCGACCGCACCCGCTGCCACTACCCGGAGGTGGGCGATCTGGACGCGCCCGGGATCGGCGAGGTGGAGGGGCACTACCAGCCGGTCGCGCAGAGCACGGCGGCCCTGCGCCACCCGATCGAGCACCAGGACCTGGACCCGGTGACCGCCTGGTTCGAGCGGCACAACCGGTACTCGGACTGGGAGGCGTGGCTGGAGCACCATCCGGAGGTCAAGGAACAGGTGCGCCGGGCCAAGTCCCGGCAGGGGCAGCTGTTCCACAAGGCGCCGTTCAAACCACTGGTGTCGTTCCTGTACATGTATGTGTACCGGCGGGGCTTCCTCGACGGGCGGGCGGGCTTCGACTTCGCCCTGGCGATGAGCTTCTACCGGTGGCAGATCGCGCTCAAGTCACGGGAGCGACCGGCCGGTTGA
- a CDS encoding glycosyltransferase — translation MKILHIVTLHTPDHAFGGPTRVALNLSKVQRAGGDDARIMALGDGFEGPLPDEVEGVPVHLFRARHLLPMFEVSGITSGALLRTARRMMRGADLVHVHLMRDLVTLPAALLALASGTPLVVQTHGMVDPTEKRVAQLTDLLGVRKVLRGADAVLHLTEAERIDVNAVAAPVALTRTVRLVNGVRPQEFKPAREQGRPPTVLFLARIQERKRPQDFVAAMPTVLAEHPDARFVLAGPDTGALPGTLGLARGLGVLDALDHVGPLGHEEVLAAGREADVYVLPSIEEPLGVSVLEAMSVGTPAVITRTCGLGPDVARAGAGRVIDSRVGEDEDNARKVARAVLELLEPEANARAGRAAWELVNEHFTIGVVTDTLRRTYEDVVRRRAGRRLNRPVAPVT, via the coding sequence GTGAAGATCCTGCACATCGTCACGCTGCACACCCCGGACCACGCGTTCGGCGGTCCGACCCGGGTGGCCCTGAACCTCTCCAAGGTCCAGCGCGCGGGCGGCGACGACGCCCGGATCATGGCCCTGGGCGACGGATTCGAAGGCCCGCTGCCCGACGAGGTGGAGGGGGTGCCCGTCCATCTCTTCCGCGCCCGCCACCTGCTGCCGATGTTCGAGGTCAGCGGCATCACCTCCGGCGCCCTGCTGAGGACCGCGCGCCGCATGATGCGCGGCGCCGACCTCGTCCATGTCCACCTGATGCGCGATCTGGTGACGCTGCCCGCCGCCCTGCTCGCCCTGGCCTCCGGCACACCCCTCGTCGTGCAGACGCACGGCATGGTGGACCCCACCGAGAAGCGGGTCGCCCAGCTGACCGATCTGCTGGGTGTGCGCAAGGTCCTGCGTGGCGCCGACGCGGTGCTCCACCTCACCGAGGCCGAGCGGATCGACGTCAACGCCGTCGCCGCCCCCGTGGCGCTCACCCGGACCGTACGCCTGGTCAACGGGGTGCGCCCGCAGGAGTTCAAGCCCGCCCGCGAGCAGGGGCGCCCGCCGACCGTGCTCTTCCTCGCCCGGATCCAGGAGCGCAAGCGCCCGCAGGACTTCGTCGCCGCGATGCCCACCGTCCTCGCCGAGCACCCGGACGCCCGCTTCGTCCTGGCCGGCCCGGACACCGGCGCCCTGCCCGGCACCCTCGGACTGGCCCGGGGACTCGGCGTCCTGGACGCGCTGGACCACGTCGGACCGCTCGGCCACGAGGAGGTGCTGGCGGCGGGACGGGAGGCCGATGTCTATGTGCTGCCGTCGATCGAGGAACCTCTCGGCGTCTCCGTGCTCGAAGCGATGTCCGTCGGCACCCCGGCGGTCATCACCCGCACCTGCGGGCTGGGCCCCGATGTGGCGCGGGCCGGGGCCGGCCGGGTGATCGACAGCCGGGTCGGCGAGGACGAGGACAACGCCCGCAAGGTCGCGCGTGCGGTCCTGGAACTGCTGGAGCCCGAGGCCAACGCGCGGGCCGGACGGGCCGCCTGGGAGCTGGTCAACGAGCACTTCACCATCGGGGTGGTGACGGACACCCTCCGGCGGACCTATGAGGACGTGGTCCGCCGAAGGGCCGGGCGCCGCCTCAACCGGCCGGTCGCTCCCGTGACTTGA
- a CDS encoding lipopolysaccharide biosynthesis protein: MTHPIRALDDQDEPALLRDQFRQLLRYRALLVIGVLVGLLGSAWLGLGGEDTYAATGEVSVRSATSDPFAAGASADKGINIGSERQTAVSDAVGTVASGTLTKLGDTVEVGELLSGLQVTNPPNTLVLKFSYTARTPEQARARAEALAEAYLEIRRERTEDSIDNMIDGYRAQLKPLTEQRDRLAAQETGTGGDDVTSARANLIVAISALNQKISELRALDTTPGYLNKKPVAPTHPTGAGLPLLLGLGAVVGLALGLLMSWVRLVFDPAVRSTRELVRSLGAPLLGTLPRERAAARALLAIGRPGSRLAEEYRAVAFRLAYDTSFAERRRLLVTTPRGDNDTAKAAAVNLAAAFAEMGRDVLLVEADLRTPSLAGELAAAAPGPGPRWATGQENHNWPADSRANVDVPGSGAFTLVAGRRTDNVPRALTSTPVTRILAEGGRPGAVVIVLAPPVLSYADAVALVDRVEDVVVVCRPREVHRSDLERIREIIGAAGGSVLGTLLHPGYGRPVRRARRKAAVRPAGQPAGQEHADRRRYGEPDPSGRTGDPAETMGLRALDGGPGGPGRGGGRNSAAGRR; the protein is encoded by the coding sequence GTGACCCACCCCATCCGCGCGCTCGACGACCAGGACGAACCCGCGCTGCTCAGGGACCAGTTCCGCCAGCTCCTGCGCTACCGGGCCCTCCTCGTCATCGGTGTGCTCGTGGGCCTCCTCGGCAGTGCCTGGCTCGGCCTGGGCGGCGAGGACACCTACGCCGCGACCGGTGAGGTCTCCGTGCGCTCCGCCACCTCCGACCCCTTCGCCGCGGGCGCCTCCGCCGACAAGGGCATCAACATCGGCTCCGAACGCCAGACCGCCGTCAGCGACGCCGTCGGCACGGTGGCGTCCGGCACTCTCACCAAACTGGGCGACACCGTGGAGGTCGGGGAACTGCTCTCCGGGCTCCAGGTCACCAACCCGCCCAACACCCTCGTCCTCAAGTTCTCCTACACCGCCCGCACCCCCGAACAGGCCAGGGCCAGGGCCGAGGCGCTCGCCGAGGCCTACCTGGAGATCCGCAGGGAGCGCACCGAGGACAGCATCGACAACATGATCGACGGCTACCGCGCCCAGCTCAAACCGCTCACCGAGCAGCGCGACCGGCTCGCCGCGCAGGAGACCGGCACCGGGGGCGACGACGTCACCAGCGCACGCGCCAACCTCATCGTCGCCATCTCCGCGCTCAACCAGAAGATCTCCGAACTGCGCGCGCTGGACACCACACCCGGCTACCTCAACAAGAAGCCCGTCGCCCCGACGCACCCCACCGGGGCCGGGCTCCCCCTGCTGCTCGGACTCGGCGCTGTCGTCGGACTCGCCCTCGGCCTGCTGATGTCCTGGGTGCGCCTCGTCTTCGACCCGGCGGTCCGCTCCACCAGGGAACTCGTCCGCTCGCTCGGGGCCCCGCTGCTCGGCACCCTGCCCAGGGAGCGCGCGGCGGCCCGCGCCCTGCTCGCGATCGGGCGCCCCGGCAGCAGGCTCGCCGAGGAGTACCGGGCGGTCGCCTTCCGGCTCGCGTACGACACCTCCTTCGCCGAACGCCGCCGCCTCCTGGTCACCACCCCCCGCGGCGACAACGACACCGCCAAGGCGGCCGCCGTCAATCTGGCCGCCGCCTTCGCCGAGATGGGCCGGGACGTCCTGCTGGTCGAGGCCGATCTGCGGACCCCGTCCCTGGCCGGCGAACTCGCCGCCGCGGCCCCCGGCCCGGGGCCGCGCTGGGCGACGGGACAGGAGAACCACAACTGGCCCGCCGACAGCCGGGCCAACGTGGACGTACCGGGCTCGGGCGCCTTCACCCTGGTCGCCGGCCGCCGCACCGACAACGTGCCGCGCGCCCTGACCTCCACACCCGTCACCCGCATCCTCGCCGAGGGAGGCAGACCCGGGGCCGTCGTCATCGTGCTCGCCCCGCCCGTCCTCTCGTACGCCGACGCCGTCGCGCTCGTCGACCGCGTCGAAGACGTCGTGGTCGTCTGCCGGCCGCGCGAGGTGCACCGCAGCGACCTGGAACGTATCCGCGAGATCATCGGCGCCGCGGGCGGCTCGGTGCTCGGCACCCTGCTCCACCCCGGATACGGCCGGCCGGTTCGGCGGGCCCGCCGCAAGGCCGCCGTACGCCCGGCCGGGCAGCCGGCCGGGCAGGAACACGCCGACCGGAGGCGGTACGGGGAGCCCGACCCGTCGGGCCGCACCGGCGACCCTGCCGAAACGATGGGCCTGCGCGCCCTGGACGGCGGCCCCGGCGGCCCCGGACGCGGCGGCGGCCGCAACAGCGCCGCAGGACGCAGATGA
- a CDS encoding glycosyltransferase: MADEEHRRPLEHRRLLVVSTNYAPELTGIGPYAAQLAEHWAARGADTHVLTGMPHYPSWRTEEPYRGVWRTEEHRAGVTVHRRRHYVPPRQSALRRAAFEASVLAHGLAAPPRQRPDAVISQMPSLAGGVIGARLARRHRVPYLPVVQDLMGAAAAQSGIRGGGRAAALASRAERYALGAATLVGVIHESFVPRVTAYGVDPGRIRLVPNWSHVRAPSADRAATRARLGWREGTPVVLHSGNMGLKQGLEVLVDAARLAPEIRIVLMGDGNQRDTLWARAAGLPNLDFLPPADAEEFTDILAAADVLAVTQRASVLDMSVPSKLTSYFVSGRPVVASVADEGGTAQEVRRSGAGLLVAPEDPAAVLGAVRKLVESPAEADGLGAHGPRYVARHLGREAALARFDALLTEALQDDRGRPRP; this comes from the coding sequence GTGGCAGACGAAGAGCACCGCAGACCGTTGGAGCACCGCCGCCTGCTGGTGGTCTCCACCAACTACGCGCCGGAACTGACCGGCATCGGCCCGTACGCCGCCCAGCTCGCCGAGCACTGGGCCGCGCGCGGCGCCGACACCCATGTGCTGACGGGCATGCCGCACTACCCGTCCTGGCGCACCGAGGAGCCCTACCGGGGGGTGTGGCGGACCGAGGAGCACCGCGCGGGCGTCACCGTCCACCGGCGCCGCCACTACGTGCCGCCCCGGCAGAGCGCGTTACGCAGGGCCGCGTTCGAGGCGAGCGTCCTCGCGCACGGCCTTGCCGCACCGCCCAGGCAGCGGCCCGACGCGGTGATCTCCCAGATGCCGAGCCTCGCCGGCGGTGTCATCGGCGCCCGGCTCGCCCGCCGCCACCGGGTGCCCTACCTCCCCGTCGTCCAGGACCTGATGGGCGCTGCCGCCGCCCAGAGCGGCATCCGGGGCGGCGGCCGGGCGGCGGCCCTCGCCTCCCGGGCCGAGCGGTACGCCCTGGGCGCCGCCACCCTCGTCGGCGTCATCCACGAGAGCTTCGTCCCCCGTGTCACCGCCTACGGGGTCGACCCCGGGCGCATCCGCCTCGTCCCCAACTGGAGCCATGTGCGGGCGCCTTCGGCCGACCGGGCGGCCACCAGGGCCAGGCTCGGCTGGCGCGAGGGGACGCCCGTCGTCCTGCACTCCGGCAACATGGGCCTCAAACAGGGCCTGGAGGTCCTGGTCGACGCGGCCCGGCTCGCCCCGGAGATCCGCATCGTCCTGATGGGCGACGGCAACCAGCGCGACACCCTGTGGGCCCGCGCGGCCGGGCTGCCCAACCTCGACTTCCTCCCGCCCGCCGACGCCGAGGAGTTCACGGACATCCTGGCCGCCGCCGACGTCCTCGCCGTCACCCAGCGCGCCTCGGTGCTCGACATGAGCGTGCCCTCCAAGCTGACCTCCTACTTCGTCTCGGGACGCCCCGTCGTCGCCTCCGTCGCCGACGAGGGCGGCACCGCCCAGGAGGTGCGCCGCTCCGGGGCCGGGCTCCTCGTCGCCCCCGAGGACCCGGCCGCGGTGCTCGGCGCCGTCCGCAAGCTCGTCGAGTCACCCGCCGAGGCCGACGGACTCGGCGCCCACGGACCGCGGTACGTGGCACGCCACCTCGGCCGGGAGGCCGCGCTCGCCCGCTTCGACGCCCTGCTCACCGAGGCCCTTCAGGACGACCGAGGGAGACCACGCCCGTGA
- a CDS encoding adenylyltransferase/cytidyltransferase family protein: MVHRVGYAPGVYDLFHVGHLNILRHARSQCDYLVAGVVSDEMAVLAKGHRPVIPLPERLEIVRSVRYVDAAFVETVPDKVETWQQVRFDVIFKGDDWRDTDKGRRLERDFAEVGVEVVYFPYTVHTSSTQLRRALDTLVSTPGALSAP; this comes from the coding sequence ATGGTGCACAGGGTCGGCTACGCGCCGGGGGTCTACGACCTGTTCCACGTGGGTCACCTCAATATCCTCCGGCATGCCCGCAGCCAGTGCGACTACCTGGTGGCGGGGGTCGTGTCGGACGAGATGGCCGTGCTCGCGAAGGGACACCGGCCGGTGATCCCGCTGCCGGAGCGGCTGGAGATCGTACGGAGCGTGCGGTACGTGGACGCGGCGTTCGTCGAGACCGTCCCGGACAAGGTCGAGACGTGGCAGCAGGTCAGGTTCGACGTCATCTTCAAGGGGGACGACTGGCGGGACACGGACAAGGGCAGGCGGCTCGAACGCGACTTCGCCGAGGTGGGCGTGGAGGTCGTCTACTTCCCGTACACCGTGCACACGTCCAGTACCCAGCTGCGCCGGGCGCTGGACACCCTGGTCAGTACGCCCGGAGCGCTCTCAGCTCCCTGA
- a CDS encoding CDP-alcohol phosphatidyltransferase family protein yields the protein MERTSTVLRELRGAQKPAKGVSLYSRYVNRPAGRILAAAAFRLRMTPNQVTLVSAAFTFAALAGVALARPGPWTGVLVYLGLAVGFALDSADGQLARLTGRGGPDGEWLDHVVDCAKMILVHTAVLISFHRGFALPSDGWLLLPLGFLFVAVLTFCAGLLREQLGRAAARGGSKGPHGSAPASRLRAVALLPADYGVFCLVFLLLGDETAFRTGYAVLAAVHAVFLALFLGKWFRELRALRAY from the coding sequence ATGGAACGCACGTCGACGGTGCTGCGGGAACTGCGCGGGGCGCAGAAACCGGCCAAGGGGGTGTCGCTCTACTCGCGGTACGTCAACCGGCCCGCCGGGCGGATCCTCGCCGCCGCCGCGTTCAGGCTGAGGATGACGCCCAATCAGGTCACGCTCGTCAGCGCGGCGTTCACCTTCGCGGCCCTGGCCGGTGTGGCGCTGGCCCGCCCGGGTCCGTGGACGGGTGTGCTGGTCTACCTGGGGCTCGCCGTGGGCTTCGCCCTGGACTCGGCCGACGGGCAGCTCGCCCGGCTGACCGGGCGCGGCGGGCCCGACGGCGAATGGCTGGACCACGTCGTGGACTGCGCCAAGATGATCCTCGTCCACACCGCCGTACTGATCTCGTTCCACCGCGGCTTCGCGCTGCCCTCCGACGGCTGGCTGCTGCTGCCGCTCGGCTTCCTGTTCGTCGCCGTGCTGACCTTCTGCGCCGGTCTCCTGCGCGAACAGCTCGGCAGGGCGGCGGCCCGGGGCGGCTCCAAGGGCCCGCACGGCTCCGCGCCGGCCTCCCGGCTGCGGGCGGTGGCCCTGCTGCCCGCCGACTACGGGGTGTTCTGCCTGGTGTTCCTGCTGCTCGGCGACGAGACGGCCTTCCGGACCGGCTACGCCGTGCTCGCCGCCGTGCACGCGGTGTTCCTCGCGCTGTTCCTCGGCAAGTGGTTCAGGGAGCTGAGAGCGCTCCGGGCGTACTGA
- a CDS encoding ribonuclease H family protein — protein sequence MNERMIAACDGASKGNPGPAAWAYVVADAEGVPRRWEAGPLGTATNNVAELTALRELLESVGTAASLEVRMDSQYAMNAVTKWLPGWKRNGWKTSAGKPVANRELVTRIDELLGERTVRFVYVPAHQVDGDPLNAIADQAASEAAVGQCAAGTSHGSATPVPAPSRATEGRRTGAAVKRTGSTAKKAGSTGRAGATIRAKFAGRCHCGKPYAAKDMIAKNDHGWGHPECRTAPA from the coding sequence ATGAACGAGCGCATGATCGCCGCGTGTGACGGGGCGTCGAAGGGTAATCCGGGGCCCGCGGCCTGGGCCTATGTGGTGGCCGACGCCGAGGGTGTACCGCGGCGGTGGGAGGCGGGGCCGCTCGGCACCGCCACGAACAACGTCGCCGAGCTCACCGCCCTGCGGGAACTGCTGGAGTCGGTCGGCACGGCCGCGTCGCTCGAAGTGCGGATGGACTCGCAGTACGCGATGAACGCCGTCACCAAGTGGCTGCCCGGCTGGAAGCGCAACGGCTGGAAGACCTCGGCAGGGAAGCCCGTCGCCAACCGCGAGCTGGTGACCCGCATCGACGAACTCCTCGGCGAGCGGACCGTGCGGTTCGTCTACGTGCCCGCCCACCAGGTGGACGGCGACCCGCTGAACGCGATCGCCGACCAGGCCGCCAGCGAAGCGGCCGTCGGCCAGTGCGCCGCCGGCACCTCGCACGGCTCGGCCACGCCCGTCCCCGCGCCCTCCCGCGCCACCGAGGGCCGGCGGACCGGTGCCGCGGTGAAGCGGACCGGGAGCACGGCGAAGAAGGCCGGGAGCACGGGGCGCGCGGGTGCCACCATCCGCGCCAAGTTCGCCGGCCGGTGCCACTGCGGAAAGCCGTACGCCGCCAAGGACATGATCGCGAAGAACGACCACGGCTGGGGCCACCCGGAGTGCCGGACCGCCCCCGCCTGA
- a CDS encoding DUF6381 family protein, with the protein MSAARDNERARHMAEAAERTSDPEQRRRLQEKARKLRERSEQQDGRENSGLPV; encoded by the coding sequence ATGAGCGCCGCACGAGACAACGAGCGCGCCCGGCACATGGCCGAGGCCGCCGAGCGCACCAGCGACCCGGAGCAGCGCCGCCGGCTCCAGGAGAAGGCCCGGAAGCTGCGGGAGCGGAGCGAGCAGCAGGACGGCCGGGAGAACAGCGGCCTCCCCGTGTAG